A single genomic interval of Lysobacter avium harbors:
- a CDS encoding glucoamylase family protein, protein MTDERLIDRLQRGAFGYFCGAFNPVNGLVADTSRAGSPCSIAVVGFCLASYPVAVERGWIGRRDAVQRALATLRFFHESDQSGAAGATGHKGFYYHFLDIDSGTRTWRSELSTIDTALFIAGALLVARYFTHDTQDERELRFLADALYLRVDWQWACADEPTIRQGWKPECGFLHYGWDGYDEGILLYVLAAGSPTHPIDSDKYAAWTATYQWENLYGEEFLYAGPLFVHLFSHAWIDFRGIRDRFMREKRSDYFENTRRAIAVQREYAWRNPQGFDGYDRDCWGLTACDGPEEGRPELANHLGRLYGYAARGVPYGPDDGTLSAWLALCCLPFDPGVALSATHALLHRYPQTLRTERFASAFNPSLADDDGAPWVSAGAFGLDQGLVVMMVENHRTGLIWNLMRDCEYLRNGLKNAGFGGGWLE, encoded by the coding sequence GTGACCGATGAGCGACTGATCGATCGTTTGCAGCGGGGCGCATTCGGCTACTTTTGCGGCGCGTTCAATCCGGTCAATGGTCTGGTCGCCGACACGAGCCGCGCGGGTTCGCCATGCAGCATCGCGGTGGTTGGCTTCTGCCTGGCAAGCTATCCGGTGGCGGTCGAGCGCGGATGGATCGGTCGGCGGGATGCGGTCCAACGGGCGCTGGCGACGCTGCGCTTCTTCCACGAGAGCGATCAGAGCGGCGCGGCGGGCGCCACCGGTCACAAGGGCTTTTACTACCACTTCCTGGACATCGATTCGGGCACGCGGACGTGGCGCTCGGAGCTGTCCACGATCGACACCGCGCTGTTCATTGCCGGGGCGTTGCTTGTCGCGCGCTACTTCACCCACGACACGCAGGATGAGCGCGAGTTGCGCTTTCTGGCCGACGCCCTGTACCTGCGTGTGGACTGGCAATGGGCCTGCGCCGACGAACCCACCATCCGCCAGGGCTGGAAGCCGGAGTGTGGCTTCCTGCACTACGGCTGGGATGGCTACGACGAAGGCATCCTGCTGTATGTGCTGGCCGCCGGCTCGCCCACCCATCCGATCGACAGCGACAAGTACGCCGCGTGGACTGCCACCTACCAGTGGGAAAACCTCTATGGCGAGGAGTTCCTGTATGCCGGGCCGTTGTTCGTGCACCTGTTCTCACACGCCTGGATCGACTTTCGCGGCATACGCGACCGCTTCATGCGCGAGAAGCGCAGCGATTACTTTGAAAACACCCGCCGCGCCATTGCCGTCCAGCGCGAGTACGCATGGCGCAATCCGCAAGGTTTTGACGGTTACGACCGCGACTGCTGGGGTTTGACCGCATGCGACGGTCCGGAAGAGGGCAGGCCGGAGCTGGCAAACCACCTGGGGCGGCTGTATGGCTACGCCGCGCGGGGGGTTCCCTACGGGCCGGATGACGGCACCTTGAGTGCCTGGCTCGCCCTGTGCTGCCTGCCCTTTGATCCCGGGGTCGCGCTGTCGGCGACCCACGCGTTGCTGCACCGGTATCCACAAACCCTGCGCACGGAGCGCTTCGCCAGCGCATTCAACCCCTCACTCGCAGACGACGACGGCGCGCCGTGGGTATCCGCCGGCGCCTTCGGACTGGATCAGGGATTGGTGGTGATGATGGTGGAGAACCACCGCACCGGGCTGATCTGGAACCTGATGCGCGACTGCGAATACCTGCGAAACGGCTTGAAAAACGCCGGGTTCGGCGGAGGCTGGCTGGAATGA
- a CDS encoding efflux RND transporter permease subunit, producing the protein MLYRLIEFSLRQRLLVLLAALAVCIAGAMAFMRLPIDAFPDISPTQVKLVLKAPGLTPEEVEARVITPLEMELLGVPSAVMLRSAAKYAIADITLDFAEGTDLYWARQQVAERFANVAPDLPEDVSGGLAPISTPLSDVFMFTIEGGGLNLQERRSLLDWTIRPALRTIPGVADVNVLGGEAKSFVVVPNRGRLTANGLASQDLVDALQRNNRNDGAGRLQSGESALIVRAEGALQTVGDIGNVVVKPGAQALRIRDLAEVRVEGLTRYGAVVRDGEGEAVQGIVVALRGADASQLIRNVEARLEEIQPSLPAGVEIDTFYNRSALITRAVGTVERALLEATALVVILLLLFLGNLRAAVVVGLILPIAALSTFLLMYLTGQSANLMSLGGLAIAVGLLVDAAVVVIENTVTRLDPDAPGAHLPHLHRVFAATREVAMPVAAGMLIISLTFVPLLTLQGLEGKLFAPVALTIVFALGASLLASLTVIPVLASFLMKEGAHGDPWLVRKIDGIYRPLLDKALAKPAYVFSASALALLLGVVAYTGTGKSFMPTMDEGDVLIQLVKSPSISLERSLELELAVEKAIMDEVPEVAHIVSRVGSDELGLDPMGLNESDMFLELKPKKEWRVRDKDWLTGELRKVLARFPGIEYGFTQPIDMRVAEMLTGSRGDLAVKIFGPDLTVLGELAQRVAVLVEETDGAEDVLTQTTEGVDYLKVEIDALAAGRQGLAVADVQDELRAQLEGVDAGMVIEPDRRTPIIVRGNDDIRLSAELFSRMQVSLPQGGDVPLSSIARIVGGNGPVMIDREHGSRYALVQANVDGRDLVGFVEEAKAAVAQEIPLPAGYRLEWGGQFENQQRAAARLALVVPAALGLIFLVLFMTFGSARQALLVLFNIPFALVGGMVALWLSGEYLSVPASVGFIALLGIAVLNGLVLVTRFNQLHDQGLDITTVVREGAWRRVRPVLMTASIAAFGLVPLLLATGPGSEIQRPLAIVVIGGLVSATALTLLLMPLLYRRYGLPPVSKSDRSAAP; encoded by the coding sequence GTGCTCTACCGTCTCATCGAGTTTTCCCTGCGCCAGCGCCTGCTGGTGCTTTTGGCGGCGCTGGCGGTCTGCATTGCCGGCGCGATGGCCTTCATGCGCTTGCCCATCGACGCATTCCCCGACATCTCGCCGACGCAGGTGAAGCTGGTGCTCAAGGCGCCCGGCCTGACCCCCGAGGAAGTCGAGGCCCGCGTCATCACGCCCCTGGAGATGGAGTTGCTGGGCGTGCCCAGCGCGGTGATGTTGCGATCGGCGGCGAAGTACGCCATTGCCGACATCACGCTCGATTTTGCCGAAGGCACCGACCTTTACTGGGCCCGGCAGCAGGTGGCGGAGCGGTTTGCCAACGTGGCTCCCGACCTTCCCGAGGACGTGAGCGGCGGACTCGCACCGATTTCCACTCCGCTGTCGGACGTGTTCATGTTCACCATCGAGGGCGGCGGCCTGAACCTGCAGGAGCGCCGCAGCCTGCTGGACTGGACCATTCGCCCCGCGCTGCGCACGATACCGGGGGTCGCCGACGTGAACGTCCTGGGCGGTGAAGCCAAGAGCTTTGTCGTGGTCCCCAACCGGGGCCGGCTGACCGCCAACGGGCTGGCGTCGCAGGATCTCGTGGACGCCTTGCAACGCAACAACCGCAATGACGGTGCAGGCCGGCTGCAGTCCGGCGAATCGGCACTCATCGTTCGTGCCGAAGGCGCCCTGCAGACCGTCGGCGACATCGGCAACGTGGTGGTCAAGCCCGGTGCCCAGGCGTTGCGGATCCGGGATCTTGCCGAGGTTCGCGTGGAGGGCCTGACCCGGTACGGCGCGGTCGTCCGCGACGGCGAAGGCGAGGCCGTCCAGGGAATCGTCGTGGCGTTGCGCGGCGCCGACGCGTCGCAACTGATCAGGAATGTGGAAGCGCGGCTTGAGGAAATCCAGCCGAGCCTGCCGGCGGGCGTGGAGATCGACACCTTCTACAACCGCAGTGCCCTGATCACCCGGGCGGTCGGCACTGTCGAGCGTGCGCTGCTGGAAGCCACGGCACTGGTGGTCATCCTGCTGCTGCTTTTTCTCGGCAACCTGAGGGCGGCGGTCGTGGTCGGGCTCATACTCCCAATCGCGGCACTTTCCACGTTCCTGCTGATGTATCTCACGGGACAGAGCGCCAATCTGATGAGCCTGGGCGGCCTGGCCATCGCCGTGGGATTGCTGGTGGACGCAGCGGTGGTGGTCATCGAGAACACCGTCACCCGCCTCGACCCCGACGCGCCGGGCGCGCACCTGCCCCACCTGCATCGCGTGTTCGCCGCCACCCGCGAGGTCGCCATGCCGGTCGCTGCAGGCATGCTCATCATTTCCCTGACCTTTGTGCCGCTGCTGACCCTGCAGGGCCTGGAGGGCAAGCTTTTCGCTCCCGTGGCGCTGACCATCGTTTTTGCGCTGGGCGCCTCGCTGCTGGCGTCGCTCACCGTGATACCGGTGCTGGCCTCCTTCCTTATGAAGGAGGGTGCCCACGGTGATCCGTGGCTGGTGCGCAAGATCGACGGCATCTATCGGCCACTGCTCGACAAGGCTCTGGCCAAGCCTGCCTACGTTTTTTCGGCCAGTGCCCTCGCCCTGCTGCTGGGCGTGGTGGCCTATACCGGCACCGGCAAGAGCTTCATGCCGACCATGGATGAGGGCGACGTGCTGATCCAGTTGGTGAAATCACCCTCGATCTCGCTGGAGCGCTCACTGGAGCTTGAGCTCGCCGTGGAGAAAGCGATCATGGACGAGGTCCCGGAGGTCGCCCACATCGTTTCCCGGGTCGGCTCCGACGAGCTGGGCCTGGACCCGATGGGACTCAACGAAAGCGACATGTTCCTGGAGCTCAAACCCAAGAAGGAGTGGCGCGTGCGCGACAAGGACTGGCTGACCGGGGAACTGCGCAAGGTGCTCGCCCGCTTCCCCGGCATCGAGTACGGCTTCACCCAGCCCATCGACATGCGCGTCGCCGAAATGCTGACCGGAAGCCGTGGCGACCTGGCGGTGAAGATCTTCGGTCCCGACCTGACGGTGCTGGGCGAGCTCGCCCAACGCGTCGCGGTCCTGGTGGAGGAAACCGATGGTGCAGAAGACGTCCTGACCCAGACCACCGAAGGGGTGGATTACCTGAAAGTCGAGATCGACGCGTTGGCCGCCGGGCGACAGGGTCTTGCAGTGGCCGATGTGCAGGACGAACTGCGCGCCCAGCTTGAAGGCGTCGATGCGGGGATGGTGATCGAGCCCGATCGCAGGACGCCGATCATCGTGCGCGGCAACGACGACATCCGGCTGTCTGCAGAGCTCTTCTCGCGGATGCAGGTCAGCCTGCCGCAAGGCGGCGATGTACCGCTGTCGAGCATTGCCCGCATCGTGGGCGGCAACGGACCGGTGATGATCGATCGCGAGCACGGTTCGCGCTACGCGCTGGTGCAGGCCAACGTGGACGGACGTGACCTGGTCGGCTTTGTCGAGGAAGCGAAGGCCGCGGTGGCTCAGGAGATCCCGTTGCCGGCAGGCTATCGGCTGGAATGGGGCGGCCAGTTCGAGAACCAGCAACGCGCCGCAGCGCGTCTGGCCCTGGTGGTCCCGGCAGCGTTGGGACTGATTTTTCTGGTCCTGTTCATGACGTTCGGCTCCGCGCGACAGGCGTTGCTGGTGCTGTTCAACATCCCATTCGCACTGGTCGGCGGCATGGTGGCCCTCTGGCTTTCAGGCGAATACCTGTCGGTGCCGGCGTCGGTCGGCTTCATCGCACTGCTTGGCATCGCGGTGCTGAACGGGCTGGTGCTTGTCACCCGATTCAACCAGCTCCACGACCAGGGCCTGGACATCACCACGGTCGTGCGCGAAGGCGCATGGCGACGGGTCCGACCGGTGCTCATGACGGCAAGCATCGCCGCCTTCGGCCTGGTTCCACTGCTCCTTGCCACCGGCCCGGGCTCGGAGATACAGCGCCCGCTCGCCATCGTGGTGATCGGTGGCCTGGTCAGCGCCACCGCCCTGACCCTGCTGCTGATGCCCTTGCTGTACCGCCGCTACGGCTTGCCGCCGGTGTCCAAATCCGACAGGAGTGCAGCGCCATGA
- a CDS encoding DUF3240 family protein: protein MSDWIRLNMVFPPRLETPLTEALSSDPSIPGYTLFHAEAHTGDFAGASDAERVRGRVDRRVLWVVIPADRKDDVLRLMREHVDAGALRWWTEAVVETGLLG from the coding sequence ATGAGCGACTGGATCCGACTGAACATGGTGTTCCCGCCCCGGCTTGAGACACCGCTGACCGAAGCACTGAGTTCCGACCCATCCATTCCGGGCTACACCCTTTTCCACGCCGAGGCCCATACCGGCGACTTCGCCGGCGCCTCGGATGCCGAGCGGGTCCGCGGCCGCGTGGACAGGCGCGTGTTGTGGGTGGTGATCCCCGCGGACAGGAAGGACGACGTTCTGCGCTTGATGCGCGAGCACGTGGACGCCGGCGCCCTGCGCTGGTGGACCGAAGCGGTAGTGGAAACAGGGCTGCTGGGATGA
- a CDS encoding mercuric reductase, with protein sequence MNSLTREGAVTNAPADDYEAERLGNVRPSAWRNPDPAPRYDLVILGGGTAGLTAAAVARERGASVALIEPRLLGGTCLNTGCVPSKALIHSARIFAELRDANRYGTADVGPVQVDFASVMERMRGIRARISRGDAASRLAAMGTDVFFASARFTAADSLHVGGTELKFDKALVATGAQPLVPAIPGLAECGFLTSDTVFDQTSLPERIVVIGGGPLGCEMAQALCRFGARTTIVQNWPLFLPREERDAAQILSGAFARDGLEVRLNTRVVDIRMDGERRIAELLSDDNRSTLEFDAILTGTGRSPRVEGMDLELAGIEYDGRRGVHVDDCLRTSNPRIFAAGDVCLAHRFNDTARASARLAVANALAGANQRWSELVIPWCTYTDPEIAHVGMYVRQAREKGIGVRTFTVPMHTVDRAITDGHDEGFVKIHVRDGTAEILGATIVARHAGEMISEITLAMVAKLGLDTLSRVIHPYPTQSEAIRMAADAFVRSERGPAVTRKLRD encoded by the coding sequence ATGAACTCCCTTACCCGTGAGGGCGCGGTTACCAATGCGCCGGCAGACGACTACGAAGCAGAACGCCTGGGTAACGTGCGTCCGTCCGCCTGGCGGAATCCGGACCCGGCGCCGAGATATGACCTGGTCATCCTCGGCGGTGGCACTGCGGGACTGACCGCCGCTGCAGTGGCGCGCGAGCGCGGCGCGAGCGTGGCCCTGATCGAGCCACGCCTGCTCGGTGGCACATGTCTCAACACGGGATGTGTCCCATCCAAGGCACTGATCCACAGCGCCCGGATCTTCGCCGAGCTGCGCGACGCCAACAGGTACGGAACGGCGGACGTTGGCCCGGTGCAGGTCGATTTCGCTTCCGTAATGGAACGGATGCGCGGGATCCGGGCGCGGATCAGCCGGGGCGATGCCGCATCGCGGTTGGCGGCCATGGGTACGGATGTTTTCTTCGCCTCGGCGCGATTCACCGCCGCCGATTCGCTGCATGTCGGCGGGACCGAACTGAAGTTCGACAAGGCGCTGGTAGCCACCGGGGCGCAGCCTCTGGTCCCTGCCATTCCGGGGCTGGCCGAATGCGGCTTCCTGACCAGCGATACCGTCTTTGACCAGACCTCCCTGCCGGAGCGCATCGTGGTGATCGGCGGCGGCCCGCTCGGATGCGAAATGGCCCAGGCCCTGTGCCGCTTCGGCGCCCGGACCACGATCGTGCAGAACTGGCCGCTGTTCCTGCCGCGGGAAGAACGCGACGCAGCGCAGATCCTGTCGGGGGCCTTTGCCCGCGATGGCCTGGAGGTGCGCCTGAACACCCGCGTTGTGGACATCCGCATGGACGGCGAGCGCCGCATCGCCGAGCTGCTGAGTGACGACAACAGGAGCACCCTGGAGTTCGATGCCATCCTTACCGGAACCGGCCGATCACCCCGCGTGGAGGGAATGGACCTGGAACTGGCCGGGATCGAGTACGACGGCCGCCGGGGAGTGCATGTCGATGATTGCCTGCGGACCAGCAATCCGCGCATCTTTGCCGCCGGTGACGTGTGTCTGGCGCACCGCTTCAACGACACGGCGCGCGCCTCGGCACGGCTCGCAGTGGCGAACGCCCTGGCCGGTGCGAACCAGCGCTGGAGCGAGTTGGTCATCCCCTGGTGCACCTACACCGATCCGGAGATTGCCCACGTGGGCATGTATGTCCGCCAGGCGCGGGAAAAGGGCATCGGGGTGCGGACCTTTACCGTGCCGATGCATACCGTGGACCGGGCGATCACCGACGGTCACGACGAGGGCTTCGTCAAGATCCACGTGCGCGACGGCACCGCCGAGATCCTCGGGGCCACGATCGTCGCCCGCCACGCCGGCGAAATGATCAGCGAGATCACCCTGGCGATGGTCGCCAAACTGGGCCTCGACACGCTGTCGCGGGTGATCCACCCCTACCCCACCCAGTCCGAAGCCATCCGCATGGCGGCTGATGCGTTCGTGCGCAGCGAGCGTGGCCCGGCCGTCACGAGGAAATTGCGAGACTGA
- a CDS encoding FAD-dependent oxidoreductase translates to MADDTETLEGPDLAVGVRIDQIADGGLLLGHVDAKPVVLVRQGEELFALGAVCTHQGGPLAEGLVVDGGVRCPWHHACFDLRTGLPSRPPALDPVDCYQVEVTAGTATVTRKRPAEPRASLKPTRDSTAVALPASIVIIGGGAAGLCAAQTLRREGYTGPVAMLSADDAAPYDRTNLSKGVLSGNIKEDANDLHPSQFYRDNAIDLRLGTRVERVHVAEHEVELADGERVAYEALLIATGAEPVKLDVPGASLPHVHYLRSAADCHRLLTQARSAKTAVIIGASFIGLEVASALCARGIEVHVVGRETGLMANVLGKELGAFLQQLHEKKGVIFHLETTASTINEDEVILTNEETLQADLVVVGIGVCPRLELAEAAGLAVDRGVIVDRYLQTSAPGIYAAGDIALWPGPLTGERVRIEHWVVAEHQGQTAALNMLGRRKRYDAVPFFWTEQHGFGLSYVGHATGFDDVRLDGDLSKRDCTISYLKRGRELAAAFVHRDHAGLLKELEFERIIGANRG, encoded by the coding sequence ATGGCGGACGACACCGAGACGCTGGAAGGGCCCGACCTGGCGGTCGGCGTGCGGATCGACCAGATTGCCGATGGCGGGCTGCTGCTGGGTCATGTGGATGCCAAACCCGTCGTACTGGTCCGGCAGGGCGAGGAGCTTTTCGCCCTCGGTGCGGTGTGCACCCACCAGGGTGGACCGCTCGCGGAAGGGCTGGTGGTGGATGGCGGCGTTCGCTGTCCCTGGCACCACGCCTGTTTTGACCTGCGCACCGGCCTGCCATCGCGCCCGCCTGCCCTCGATCCGGTGGACTGCTACCAGGTCGAGGTCACCGCAGGCACAGCCACCGTGACCCGAAAGCGGCCTGCAGAACCACGCGCTTCACTGAAGCCCACTCGCGATTCCACAGCGGTAGCGTTGCCGGCATCGATCGTCATCATCGGCGGAGGAGCGGCCGGATTGTGCGCAGCCCAGACGCTGCGACGCGAGGGTTACACCGGGCCGGTCGCCATGCTGAGCGCCGATGACGCCGCGCCCTACGACCGTACCAACCTGTCCAAGGGCGTGCTCAGCGGCAACATCAAGGAGGACGCCAACGACCTGCATCCGTCGCAGTTCTACCGCGACAACGCCATCGACCTGCGGTTGGGAACGCGGGTTGAGCGCGTCCATGTGGCCGAGCATGAGGTGGAGCTCGCGGACGGTGAGCGCGTTGCGTATGAAGCGTTGCTGATCGCCACAGGTGCGGAACCGGTCAAGCTGGACGTGCCGGGCGCGTCCCTTCCCCACGTGCACTACCTGCGCAGTGCCGCCGACTGCCACCGCCTTCTCACGCAAGCGAGAAGCGCAAAAACCGCGGTGATCATCGGCGCCAGCTTTATCGGGCTGGAGGTCGCCTCAGCCCTGTGCGCGCGCGGCATCGAAGTGCACGTCGTCGGGCGCGAAACCGGTCTGATGGCCAACGTGTTGGGGAAGGAGCTCGGTGCCTTCCTGCAGCAACTGCACGAGAAGAAAGGGGTGATTTTCCACCTCGAAACCACTGCCAGCACGATCAACGAAGACGAGGTCATCCTGACCAACGAGGAGACCCTGCAAGCCGATCTGGTGGTGGTCGGCATCGGTGTGTGCCCGCGGCTGGAACTGGCCGAAGCGGCGGGGCTTGCGGTCGATCGTGGCGTCATCGTCGACCGATATCTGCAGACGAGTGCGCCGGGAATCTACGCCGCGGGCGACATTGCCCTGTGGCCGGGACCGCTGACCGGCGAACGCGTGCGCATCGAGCACTGGGTGGTCGCCGAACACCAGGGACAGACCGCTGCGTTGAACATGCTGGGTCGCAGGAAACGCTACGACGCCGTGCCCTTTTTCTGGACCGAGCAACACGGGTTCGGCCTGTCCTACGTCGGCCACGCGACGGGCTTCGACGATGTCCGGCTGGACGGCGACCTTTCGAAGCGAGACTGCACCATCAGCTACCTCAAGCGCGGACGCGAGCTGGCCGCGGCGTTCGTGCATCGCGACCATGCGGGCTTGCTGAAGGAGCTGGAATTCGAGCGCATCATAGGCGCCAACCGCGGCTAA
- a CDS encoding efflux RND transporter periplasmic adaptor subunit: MKPAHWISVALVAAVVVLALVWLRSPSPADSGSAGAAPVADAQGRIQMNADQIEALGIETVAAKPAKNIPVTGLPGEAVPPLDAVTQVTVPFTGVVTRVLVDEGERVRAGQPLLRMQSRELIAMQGDHARARAEAGVSSQQARRDATLAGEGIIPEARHAESSARAAAARVTLDEANAMMSRLRRVPGGQAGEYDVLAPQSGLVLRRSVSPGEAMEAMAPAFVLVESDALDVQFHAPISLRGQLQPGLPISLANGIEGEVVAVGADTDAGTQTLRVRAHVDKPGTLVAGQQLAVALLLPAPADAVSVPQRALQAHGQGDSLYVQDGATFRGMAVERLGGDAETAVVRSAETLQPGDMVVQKGGSVLKSLAPIVE; the protein is encoded by the coding sequence ATGAAACCCGCCCACTGGATCTCCGTCGCGCTGGTTGCCGCTGTTGTGGTCCTTGCCTTGGTGTGGTTGCGCAGCCCTTCCCCAGCGGATTCAGGCTCCGCAGGCGCGGCCCCTGTCGCCGACGCTCAGGGCCGGATCCAGATGAATGCGGACCAGATCGAAGCCCTCGGTATCGAAACCGTGGCGGCAAAGCCGGCCAAAAACATCCCTGTTACCGGCCTTCCAGGCGAGGCCGTACCGCCGCTTGATGCAGTGACCCAGGTGACCGTGCCGTTCACGGGCGTGGTCACGCGGGTACTGGTGGATGAAGGCGAGCGCGTTCGAGCCGGGCAACCCCTGTTGCGCATGCAGAGCCGCGAGTTGATTGCCATGCAGGGCGACCACGCGCGAGCCCGCGCGGAAGCGGGGGTTTCCAGCCAGCAGGCGCGCCGCGACGCGACACTCGCCGGCGAAGGGATCATTCCTGAAGCCCGCCATGCCGAGAGCAGTGCGCGAGCCGCGGCCGCGCGCGTGACCCTGGATGAGGCGAACGCGATGATGTCCCGGCTGCGGCGCGTGCCCGGCGGACAGGCCGGCGAATACGATGTCCTCGCCCCCCAGTCCGGCCTTGTACTGCGCCGTAGTGTTTCTCCGGGAGAGGCCATGGAAGCGATGGCCCCGGCCTTCGTGCTGGTGGAGTCCGACGCCCTGGATGTCCAGTTCCATGCACCCATTTCCCTGCGCGGACAGCTGCAACCGGGACTCCCCATCAGCCTGGCCAACGGCATCGAGGGCGAAGTGGTCGCGGTGGGGGCCGACACGGACGCAGGTACGCAGACGCTACGCGTACGTGCCCATGTCGATAAGCCGGGGACGCTGGTGGCCGGGCAGCAACTGGCGGTCGCGCTTCTCCTTCCGGCGCCGGCGGATGCGGTATCGGTGCCGCAGCGCGCGCTGCAGGCTCACGGCCAGGGCGACTCTCTGTACGTGCAGGACGGGGCGACGTTCCGGGGGATGGCAGTCGAGCGTCTTGGCGGCGATGCCGAAACCGCTGTGGTGCGCTCGGCGGAGACGCTGCAACCCGGTGACATGGTCGTGCAGAAAGGCGGCAGCGTGCTGAAGTCGCTCGCACCGATCGTGGAGTAA
- a CDS encoding GH36-type glycosyl hydrolase domain-containing protein translates to MEGAGWDGQWYRRGYYDDGTPLGSASQKACRIDSIAQSWAVMSGAGDPDRARSAMHATDRELVDRRHRLARLFTPPFAENGHHDPGYIKAYPPGVRENAGQYTHGCIWSIFAWAALGEADKAWELFDFFNPVGHSISPKAAEHFGVEPYVSCADVYSIGALAGRGGWTWYTGSAAWLYRAGIEALLGFGLRGDHLLVDPCIPADWPGFTMIYRHRGSEYHIQLDNPAGATRGIRDAMLDGAPVGLSGNAARIPLSDDGQQHHVHLTMGSGAPGG, encoded by the coding sequence ATGGAAGGCGCAGGTTGGGACGGTCAGTGGTACCGGCGCGGCTACTACGACGATGGGACGCCGTTGGGCAGTGCCAGCCAGAAGGCGTGCCGCATCGACTCGATCGCGCAATCCTGGGCCGTCATGTCGGGCGCTGGCGATCCGGACCGGGCCCGTTCGGCCATGCATGCCACCGACCGTGAACTGGTTGACCGGCGCCACCGCCTAGCGCGGCTGTTTACGCCGCCGTTCGCCGAGAACGGCCACCACGACCCGGGTTACATCAAGGCCTATCCGCCCGGCGTCCGGGAGAACGCCGGGCAGTACACCCACGGCTGCATCTGGTCGATCTTTGCCTGGGCCGCGCTGGGCGAGGCTGACAAGGCCTGGGAGCTGTTCGATTTCTTCAATCCTGTCGGCCATTCGATATCGCCAAAAGCGGCTGAGCATTTCGGCGTTGAGCCCTACGTGTCCTGCGCCGATGTCTATTCCATCGGCGCCCTGGCCGGGCGCGGTGGATGGACCTGGTATACGGGCTCCGCCGCCTGGCTATACCGCGCTGGCATCGAGGCGTTGCTCGGCTTCGGGTTGCGTGGCGACCACCTTTTGGTGGATCCCTGTATTCCCGCGGACTGGCCCGGCTTCACCATGATCTACCGCCACCGCGGTTCGGAATATCACATCCAGCTGGACAACCCCGCGGGCGCCACCCGCGGCATCCGCGACGCCATGCTGGACGGCGCGCCGGTAGGATTGAGCGGCAATGCTGCGAGGATTCCGTTGAGCGATGACGGTCAACAGCACCACGTCCATCTGACCATGGGAAGCGGTGCGCCAGGAGGATAA
- a CDS encoding TolC family protein: MALLLALTTPIVQAQDWLPDPALVEAAIAEQPGVRAAMRRTDAAGAQARARAVGPHEFEVSAIAQERKIDVDDGTERYDEYEAQLGRAFRWPGKVALDRQIGEYGISASELRLDDARHEAARVFLKYWLDWLRASEQSAEAAEQFESLSRERTALARRVQLGDAAAKDLDLLDVELAQADATRLAMNGALVDAEAAIAHDFPTLPLPERVPALGDPQELPETPAAWVNRIVQRSHEIGALEADAMQADALAARSRADRLPDPTLALRLMNDRGGAERVVGLVFTMPVGGRHRSALASADGASAAALHGDAQAKRREIEREAEQAVRKVEQARMQWLAQQRALSASDGARKRMRRGWELGELSLAEWLLAERTHRQIALAEASARADAEEARLGVLVDSHELWHAD; the protein is encoded by the coding sequence ATGGCGCTCCTTTTGGCGTTGACCACGCCGATTGTGCAAGCGCAGGACTGGCTGCCCGATCCCGCTTTGGTGGAGGCCGCTATCGCCGAGCAACCTGGCGTCCGCGCAGCGATGCGCCGCACCGACGCCGCCGGAGCGCAGGCGCGTGCCCGCGCCGTGGGCCCGCACGAGTTCGAAGTGAGCGCCATTGCGCAGGAACGCAAGATCGATGTCGATGACGGGACGGAACGTTACGACGAATATGAAGCGCAACTGGGACGCGCCTTTCGATGGCCGGGCAAAGTGGCACTGGACCGCCAGATCGGCGAATACGGCATAAGCGCCAGCGAGCTCCGGCTGGACGATGCACGGCACGAAGCCGCGCGCGTATTCCTGAAGTACTGGCTGGACTGGCTGCGCGCCAGCGAACAGTCGGCGGAGGCCGCCGAGCAGTTCGAGTCGCTGAGCCGCGAGCGCACTGCGCTGGCGCGCCGGGTGCAGTTGGGCGATGCCGCGGCGAAAGATCTCGACCTGCTGGATGTTGAACTTGCCCAGGCGGACGCCACGCGACTTGCCATGAACGGAGCGCTCGTGGACGCTGAGGCTGCCATCGCACATGACTTCCCCACCCTGCCCTTGCCGGAGCGTGTCCCTGCTTTGGGCGATCCGCAGGAGTTGCCCGAGACACCGGCGGCCTGGGTGAACCGTATTGTCCAGCGCAGCCACGAAATTGGCGCGCTGGAAGCAGATGCCATGCAGGCTGACGCGCTCGCCGCTCGCAGCCGTGCGGACCGCCTGCCCGACCCCACCCTTGCCCTGCGATTGATGAATGATCGGGGGGGGGCCGAGCGCGTGGTCGGCCTCGTATTCACCATGCCCGTGGGCGGACGCCACCGCTCCGCCCTGGCCAGCGCCGACGGCGCCAGCGCCGCCGCATTGCACGGTGATGCCCAGGCGAAGCGTCGCGAGATCGAGCGCGAGGCCGAGCAGGCCGTACGCAAGGTCGAGCAGGCGCGCATGCAGTGGCTTGCCCAGCAGCGCGCCCTGAGCGCCAGCGATGGCGCCCGCAAGCGCATGCGTCGCGGCTGGGAGCTGGGCGAATTATCACTGGCGGAGTGGCTGCTCGCCGAGCGTACCCATCGGCAGATCGCCCTGGCAGAAGCCTCGGCCCGAGCCGACGCCGAGGAGGCGCGACTGGGGGTCCTGGTCGACAGCCACGAGCTTTGGCACGCCGATTAG